A window of Saccopteryx leptura isolate mSacLep1 chromosome 5, mSacLep1_pri_phased_curated, whole genome shotgun sequence contains these coding sequences:
- the ADAM33 gene encoding LOW QUALITY PROTEIN: disintegrin and metalloproteinase domain-containing protein 33 (The sequence of the model RefSeq protein was modified relative to this genomic sequence to represent the inferred CDS: inserted 2 bases in 1 codon), with protein MGRGSQRVPGPLTSLLLTLLQLPWLVWGAEAFRGDTPGEPVTPHWVLDGRPWRMVTLEEPVLKLDKGLVALEAEGQELLLELEKNHRLLAAGYTETHYSPAGQPVVLVPNNTDHCHYHGRVRGFPDSWVVLSTCSGMRGLIALNNNASYYVHPWPSGDAKDGSTHRIFWTEQLLSWRGACGHRDPGDKGNMTSLSHATQIRDTRDAGRSQRYLELYIVADHTLFLTQGQDLNRTKQRLLEIANYVDQILRTLDIQVALTGLEIWTEQDQSRIMSDANATLWAFLQWRRGLWVRQPHDSTQLLTGRTFQGNTVGLAPIEGMCLAESSGGVSMDHSELPIGAAATMAHEIGHSFGLSHDPDGCCVEAAAEPGGCVMAAATGHPFPRVFSACSRRQLRAFFRKGGGKCLSNAPESGLLVPRAHCGNGFLEEGEECDCGAGQECPNPCCFAHNCSLHEGAQCSHGDCCASCLLKPAGAPCRRAAGDCDLPEFCTGASPYCPPDIFLLDGSPCASGRGYCWDGACPTLEQQCQQLWGPGSRPAPEACFLVMNSAGDAQGNCGQDEEGSYVPCTQSDAQCGKLQCQGGEQSPRTPHTLPVDSTIHLGSREVTCRGAFLLPGALLDPPQLGLVEPGTQCGPTMVCRDRRCRNTTFQAVERCLRACHGHGVCNSNHNCHCDPGWAPPSCDKPGLGGSVDSGPAQPENHHAFLLAVVSSFLLPLLPGAGLAWCCYRRQGSPLQRCLCGSRRDSGPKDGPRRDHPLGSVRGLELGPLTTGEPQPLGESLPEPNSHLEKPXGAVALPAPQAGQVEKPRSCLW; from the exons CACCCTGGAGGAGCCG GTCTTGAAGCTAGACAAGGGACTGGTAGCCTTGGAGGCTGAAGGCCAGGAGCTCCTGTTGGAGCTGGAGAAGAACCA CAGGCTGCTGGCTGCAGGATACACAGAAACCCACTACAGCCCAGCAGGGCAACCAGTGGTGCTCGTCCCCAACAACACG GATCACTGTCACTACCATGGGCGTGTGAGGGGCTTCCCAGACTCCTGGGTAGTCCTCAGCACCTGCTCTGGGATGAG GGGCCTGATCGCGCTCAACAACAATGCCAGCTATTATGTACACCCCTGGCCATCTGGGGATGCCAAGGATGGCTCCACCCACAGGATCTTCTGGACCGAGCAGCTACTTAGCTGGAGAGGGGCCTGTGGCCACAGGGATCCCGGAGACAAAGGGAACATGACCAGCCTTTCTCATGCCACCCAGATCAGG GACACGCGGGATGCTGGGAGAAGCCAGAGGTACCTGGAGCTGTACATAGTGGCTGACCACACCCTG TTCTTGACCCAGGGCCAGGACTTGAACCGCACGAAACAGCGCCTTCTGGAGATTGCAAACTACGTGGACCAG ATTCTCAGGACTCTGGACATTCAGGTGGCGCTGACTGGCCTGGAAATATGGACTGAGCAGGACCAGAGCCGCATAATGTCAGACGCAAACGCCACACTCTGGGCTTTCCTGCAGTGGCGCCGGGGGCTGTGGGTGCGGCAGCCACACGACTCTACACAGCTGCTCAC GGGCCGCACTTTTCAGGGCAACACCGTGGGCCTGGCACCCATTGAAGGCATGTGCCTTGCAGAGAGCTCTGGAGGCGTGAGCATG GACCACTCCGAGCTCCCCATTGGTGCTGCAGCTACCATGGCCCATGAGATAGGCCACAGCTTTGGCCTCAGCCATGACCCCGACGGCTGCTGCGTGGAGGCAGCAGCTGAGCCAGGCGGATGCGTCATGGCAGCGGCCACTGG GCACCCGTTCCCCCGCGTGTTCAGCGCCTGCAGCCGCCGCCAGCTGCGCGCCTTCTTCCGCAAGGGGGGCGGTAAGTGCCTCTCCAACGCGCCGGAGTCTGGGCTCCTGGTACCGCGGGCGCACTGTGGGAacggcttcctggaggagggcgAGGAGTGCGACTGCGGCGCCGGCCAG GAGTGCCCCAACCCTTGCTGCTTCGCCCACAACTGCTCGCTGCATGAGGGGGCCCAGTGCTCCCATGGAGACTGCTGTGCCAGCTGCCTG CTGAAGCCGGCGGGCGCGCCGTGCCGTCGGGCTGCGGGAGACTGTGACCTCCCGGAGTTCTGCACGGGCGCTTCTCCCTACTGTCCCCCAGACATTTTCTTACTGGACGGCTCACCTTGCGCCAGCGGCCGCGGCTACTGCTGGGACGGCGCGTGTCCCACGCTGGAGCAGCAGTGCCAGCAGCTCTGGGGGCCTG GCTCCCGCCCAGCCCCAGAGGCCTGTTTCCTCGTGATGAACTCGGCAGGAGACGCACAGGGGAACTGCGGCCAGGACGAAGAGGGCAGCTACGTGCCTTGTACGCAGAG TGATGCACAATGTGGGAAGCTGCAGTGCCAGGGCGGGGAGCAGAGCCCACGGACACCACACACGCTGCCGGTGGACTCTACCATCCACCTAGGCAGCCGCGAGGTGACCTGCAGGGGAGCCTTCCTGCTACCTGGTGCCCTCCTGGACCCGCCTCAGTTGGGCCTGGTAGAGCCTGGCACCCAGTGTGGACCGACAATG GTGTGCCGGGACAGGCGCTGCCGGAACACCACCTTTCAGGCGGTGGAGCGCTGCCTGAGGGCCTGCCACGGCCATGGG gTTTGCAATAGTAACCACAACTGCCACTGCGACCCTGGCTGGGCTCCGCCCTCCTGTGACAAGCCAGGGCTGGGTGGTAGTGTGGACAGTGGCCCTGCGCAGCCTGAAA ACCACCACGCCTTCCTGCTGGCAGTGGTCTCGAgcttcctgctgcctctgcttcCTGGGGCCGGCCTGGCCTGGTGCTGCTACCGGCGGCAGGGGTCCCCGCTCCAGCGATGTCTCTGTGGCTCAAGGAGGGACAGCGG GCCCAAAGATGGCCCACGCAGGGACCACCCCCTGGGCAGTGTTCGTGGCCTGGAGTTGGGCCCCTTGACCACTGGAGAGCCTCAACCCCTTGGTGA ATCTCTGCCAGAGCCCAACAGCCACCTTGAGAAACC GGGCGCTGTGGCCCTGCCTGCACCCCAAG CAGGTCAAGTCGAGAAGCCAAGATCCTGTCTCTGGTGA
- the GFRA4 gene encoding GDNF family receptor alpha-4 — protein sequence MAHCLGSVMLLLPLLWLLLRSPSLAARNRCVDAAEACTADGRCQHLRTEYVARCLGRDAAAGCARARCHRALRRFFARGPPALTHALLFCPCLDPVCAERRRQTFVPACAFAGPGPAPPSCLEPLDACEHSEICRPRLLAFQVSCAPAPSASDGCSREQTLSCLRAYAGLVGTAVTPNYVDNVSARVAPWCDCGASGNRREECEAFRELFTGNRCLDGAIQGFDRGQPPVLQDHSHSHQDREHILLQVPSADGPLKECSLFSMLLVLALQALL from the exons ATGGCCCACTGCTTGGGGTCCGTGATGCTGCTGCTACCGCTGCTATGGCTGCTTCTGA GGTCTCCCAGCTTGGCCGCACGGAACCGATGCGTGGACGCGGCCGAGGCGTGTACCGCGGACGGGCGGTGTCAGCACCTACGCACTGAGTACGTGGCGCGGTGCCTAGGTCGGGACGCGGCCGCGGGTTGCGCCCGTGCCCGTTGCCACCGCGCCCTGCGCCGCTTCTTCGCCCGCGGACCTCCCGCGCTCACCCACGCGCTTCTCTTCTGCCCGTGTCTCGACCCCGTGTGCGCGGAGCGCCGGCGCCAGACCTTCGTGCCCGCCTGCGCCTTCGCGGGGCCCGGCCCGGCGCCGCCCTCTTGCCTGGAGCCCTTAGATGCCTGCGAGCACAGCGAGATCTGCAG GCCCCGCCTCCTGGCCTTCCAGGTGTCCTGCGCGCCCGCCCCCAGCGCCTCCGACGGCTGTTCCCGGGAACAGACCCTCAGCTGTCTGCGCGCCTACGCGGGCCTCGTGG GCACCGCAGTTACCCCCAACTACGTGGACAACGTTAGCGCGCGCGTGGCGCCCTGGTGCGACTGCGGAGCCAGCGGAAACCGGCGGGAGGAGTGCGAAGCTTTCCGGGAGCTCTTTACAGGAAACCGTTGCTTGG ATGGTGCCATACAGGGCTTTGACAGAGGGCAGCCCCCAGTCTTGCAGGACCATTCTCACTCCCACCAGGACCGTGAGCACATCCTCCTGCAG GTGCCCTCCGCAGATGGGCCCCTGAAGGAGTGCTCCCTCTTCTCCATGCTACTTGTCCTGGCTCTCCAGGCTCTGCTCTGA